From a single Nostoc sp. MS1 genomic region:
- the dusB gene encoding tRNA dihydrouridine synthase DusB: MVTLSPNLKTRLAQPLKIGSFAVNSRVLQSPLSGVTDMVFRRLVRRYAPDSMMYTEMVNATGLHYVKQLPKIMEVDPNERPISIQLFDCRPDFLAEAAVKAVAEGADTVDINMGCPVNKITKNGGGSSLLRQPEVAEAIVREVVKAVDVPVTVKTRIGWNDKEITILDFAKRMEDAGAQMITVHGRTRAQGYNGNARWEWIARVKEILSIPVIGNGDIFSVEAAVRCLEETGADGVMCSRGTLGYPFLVGEIDHFLKTGEILPAPTPIQRLECARDHLQALWEYKGDRGVRQARKHMTWYAKGFVGAAELRGQLSVIETVQQGLDLIDKATEQLTHGYEVVEEADNFQVA; the protein is encoded by the coding sequence ATGGTTACTCTGTCTCCCAACCTCAAAACTAGACTTGCTCAACCCCTAAAAATCGGCTCATTTGCAGTTAACAGCCGTGTTCTTCAGTCGCCTTTGTCGGGGGTGACAGATATGGTGTTTCGCCGCTTGGTACGTCGCTATGCACCAGATTCGATGATGTATACGGAAATGGTCAATGCTACGGGTTTACATTATGTTAAGCAGTTACCAAAAATCATGGAAGTAGACCCCAACGAGCGACCAATTAGTATTCAGTTGTTTGACTGTCGCCCTGATTTCCTAGCAGAAGCCGCAGTCAAAGCTGTTGCGGAAGGCGCTGATACTGTTGATATTAATATGGGTTGTCCGGTAAATAAAATTACCAAAAATGGTGGTGGTTCTTCTTTATTACGCCAACCGGAAGTTGCAGAAGCCATTGTGCGGGAAGTGGTGAAAGCTGTTGATGTACCAGTCACCGTCAAAACCCGTATTGGTTGGAATGATAAAGAAATTACCATTCTCGACTTTGCCAAGCGGATGGAAGATGCGGGAGCGCAAATGATCACGGTGCATGGACGCACCCGCGCTCAAGGTTACAATGGTAATGCTCGTTGGGAATGGATAGCCCGTGTGAAAGAAATTCTTTCCATTCCGGTAATTGGTAATGGGGATATATTTTCAGTGGAAGCGGCGGTGAGATGTTTGGAAGAAACTGGCGCTGATGGGGTGATGTGTTCCCGTGGAACTTTGGGTTATCCGTTTTTGGTGGGAGAAATTGACCATTTCCTAAAAACTGGGGAAATTTTGCCAGCACCAACGCCAATTCAACGTTTGGAATGTGCTAGAGATCATTTACAGGCTTTATGGGAATATAAAGGCGATCGCGGTGTCCGTCAAGCCCGTAAGCACATGACTTGGTACGCTAAGGGTTTTGTCGGTGCGGCTGAACTACGTGGACAATTAAGTGTAATTGAAACAGTCCAACAAGGTTTAGATTTAATTGATAAAGCCACTGAACAGTTAACTCATGGCTATGAGGTTGTCGAGGAAGCAGATAACTTTCAAGTTGCTTAA